The DNA window ATACAAAAAGAAGAAATAAATAGAGAATTCAAAATCGGAGATAACGTAAAATACGGCAACAGCGTCGGGACCATTGTAGAAATCAAAGGTAAAAACGCTCTTGTAGAATTCGACGGCAAAAAACTTCTTATTTCAAAATCGGCACTAAAGCCGTACTTGGCGCCTGTAAAAAAAGAGAGCAAAATCTATAAACCTAAACCTCAAAAAGTTGATATTAAACTTGACTTACACGGTATGAGACTAGAAGAAGCTCTTGAAAAAACCGAAGAATACCTAAACAACGCAGCACTTGCCGGACTTGAAGAAGTATGGATATATCACGGAATGGGAAAAGGAATTTTAGCCAAAGGAATAACCGAACTTTTAAAAAATCATCCTTTAGTAAAAGAGTTTCACGACGCGCCTCCTCATATGGGAGGATACGGAGCGAAAATCGTAAAACTATGATTTGACAAAAATAAATAAAGTTGATACAATCACACTAAAAATATCGGAGGGGAATATGGAAACAATAGTAGTGGCTTGTCCTCATTGTAAAGCTTTAAACAAATTACCGAAAAAAGATAGTTATAAAAAAGCGGTTTGTGGAGTTTGTAAAGGGAATTTGCTTGACAACAAACCTATAACAATCCAAAACGCCGCTGAATTCGAAAAAATCGTAAAAAACGTAAGCGTTCCTGTAATTATAGACTTTTGGGCAGTATGGTGCGGTCCATGTCAAATGTTTGCGCCGACTTTCCAAAAAGTGGCGGCAAATTATCCTTTAAAAGCTAACTTTTTAAAAGTAAACACCGAAGAAGTACCGCAAATC is part of the Caminibacter pacificus genome and encodes:
- the trxC gene encoding thioredoxin TrxC encodes the protein METIVVACPHCKALNKLPKKDSYKKAVCGVCKGNLLDNKPITIQNAAEFEKIVKNVSVPVIIDFWAVWCGPCQMFAPTFQKVAANYPLKANFLKVNTEEVPQIAAQYGIRSIPTIVALKNGNEIDRVMGALPEFQFAMWVDKIVES